The following coding sequences lie in one Spirosoma sp. KUDC1026 genomic window:
- a CDS encoding M28 family metallopeptidase, giving the protein MAIHQQRLITYFFSLALLALGKTAVLGQTATIPAEAQQATSTVRPKAIEAHMRYLSDDKLEGRKPGTHGYELAAQYVEGELKKMGYKPAGERGTYRQSVPLRSGQVDARASSVVLIRDGKELHLNYGKNYILNPNFDQPRSEVSAPIVFVGYGISAPELGYDDYAQIDVNGKIVAYFNGAPTVFPSNQRAYYGSAKAEIAAAHGAVGVISFSLPTDVRARVEAAAPRARQATYRWVDRLGKAQRTFPQIQATVLLSDSTARSLFAGTAKSFDEAVAVAHRSYPQAFPLNASIRVKTQTSLNDDLVGQNVIGLLPGSDPVLKNEYVVYVSHLDHLGIGPPVKGDSIYNGAHDNASGVAINLETARLFASLPKAPRRSILFVGVTGEEMGLLGSDYFASNPTVPAEKLVANLCLDMPFFFHPLLDIVPYGVEHSSMAQAVRSAAGFLGVNVAPDPMPAQAVFMRSDHFSFVRQGIPAIYIKSGSETGDPKIDGLKENLDWRANIYHSPQDDMNQPFDWNAAAKHVQLQFLIGYLTAQADERPIWNEGDFFGNRFGRPATPKP; this is encoded by the coding sequence ATGGCTATTCATCAGCAACGTTTGATAACTTACTTCTTTTCGCTGGCTCTGCTTGCTTTGGGAAAGACTGCTGTCCTCGGGCAGACCGCCACTATCCCCGCCGAAGCGCAGCAGGCAACCAGTACGGTACGTCCGAAGGCCATCGAAGCACACATGCGTTATCTGTCCGATGACAAGTTAGAAGGCCGGAAACCCGGTACGCACGGTTACGAACTGGCGGCTCAGTACGTTGAGGGTGAGCTGAAAAAGATGGGCTACAAACCGGCGGGGGAGAGGGGAACCTACCGGCAGAGCGTACCACTCCGCAGCGGGCAGGTCGATGCAAGGGCCAGTTCGGTGGTGCTCATTCGGGATGGGAAGGAACTGCATTTAAACTACGGCAAAAATTACATTCTTAACCCCAATTTCGACCAGCCCCGAAGTGAGGTATCAGCCCCTATTGTCTTTGTTGGCTACGGTATTTCAGCGCCGGAACTGGGGTACGATGATTACGCCCAGATCGACGTCAACGGCAAGATTGTCGCGTATTTCAACGGCGCCCCCACCGTATTCCCGTCGAACCAACGGGCGTACTACGGCTCGGCTAAAGCCGAAATTGCGGCTGCTCACGGGGCGGTCGGTGTTATCTCGTTCAGTCTGCCGACCGACGTTCGCGCCCGGGTTGAGGCCGCGGCCCCCCGCGCCCGGCAGGCTACGTACCGCTGGGTCGACCGCCTGGGAAAGGCGCAGCGTACGTTTCCGCAGATTCAGGCCACGGTGCTGCTGAGTGATTCAACCGCCCGGTCGCTGTTTGCGGGAACGGCCAAATCGTTCGACGAAGCCGTGGCTGTTGCGCACCGCAGTTACCCCCAGGCGTTTCCGCTGAACGCATCCATCCGGGTAAAGACGCAGACGAGCCTGAACGACGACTTGGTGGGGCAGAACGTGATCGGGCTGCTGCCCGGCAGCGATCCGGTATTGAAAAATGAATACGTCGTGTACGTATCGCACCTGGATCACCTGGGCATCGGTCCACCCGTAAAAGGTGATTCGATCTACAATGGTGCGCACGACAACGCGTCGGGTGTAGCCATCAATCTGGAAACGGCCCGGCTGTTTGCCTCGCTGCCCAAAGCCCCCCGGCGATCGATTCTCTTCGTAGGCGTAACGGGGGAGGAAATGGGGCTGCTCGGGTCTGATTACTTTGCCAGCAATCCTACCGTTCCCGCCGAGAAGCTTGTGGCCAACCTCTGTCTGGATATGCCATTTTTTTTCCACCCGCTGCTCGACATTGTGCCTTATGGGGTAGAGCATTCGAGCATGGCGCAGGCGGTTCGGTCGGCGGCCGGTTTTCTGGGTGTAAACGTCGCACCCGATCCGATGCCTGCCCAGGCCGTTTTCATGCGGAGTGATCACTTCAGCTTTGTGCGGCAGGGGATTCCAGCTATCTACATCAAAAGCGGGTCCGAAACCGGCGACCCGAAGATCGACGGCCTAAAAGAAAACCTGGACTGGCGCGCCAATATCTACCATTCTCCGCAGGACGACATGAACCAGCCGTTCGACTGGAACGCGGCTGCCAAACACGTACAGCTACAGTTTCTGATCGGCTACCTGACGGCGCAGGCCGACGAACGACCCATCTGGAACGAGGGTGATTTCTTCGGCAACCGGTTCGGTCGCCCGGCAACGCCCAAGCCCTGA
- a CDS encoding ATP-binding protein encodes MNTRQVDLISCEREPIHILGHVQSHGYLIAIQPGSYTIVHASENIADLTGVEASQLLGKPIQIVLEQTNAGTDSLVELLNVGSRHNTWDTMNPYRQIIGNRTWNLIIHQHNGLILLEWEPSGDQTDELTNQQLVAQALTEVQSSRTLTDLLQNTAQRVKTIIGFDRVMVYRFGADWHGKVIAEALEPHLEPFLGLHYPASDIPKQARELYKVNLVRLIADAESQPSPIVSLPDWPADKPLDLTHSVLRAVSPVHIEYLHNMGVQASMSISLLYRGELWGLISCHHYSPRFVSFPARQTAKFVSQLLSAALEFRKDEEDQTFRLQSLQNGQALHEQLLEDGDVVRALLKHPTTALDVTKAGGVAVLFNGQFHQLGQTPDESATRALTEWLRSTNAETFFQTDRLPSLYSAATSFRDVGAGLLAIALSPDLDEYVLWFKPEQVQEVTWAGNPEKAVTVTDDGQHRLSPRKSFAAWTETVRNTSTPWSEAEVSTVVKLREDILQVVTRQANEIRLLNQRLQAAYEELDAFSYTVSHDLRTPLSSIRCYSEILVEEYGADFNEDAQLLFKKIIDSTDRMRSLIRHILYYSRMGRTELNQQAVDIQTMLEGIREEFLVAEKGRQLTIDIKDTPALSGDPVMIGQLFTNLIGNAVKYTRLNPTAHIEVKGYQANGEIVYSIVDNGIGFDMKHSGKIFDLFKRLENARQFEGSGVGMAIVKRIVNRHEGKIWFHSEPGRGTSFFVAFADPTAQ; translated from the coding sequence ATGAACACTCGTCAAGTCGATTTGATTTCCTGCGAACGGGAACCCATTCATATTCTAGGACACGTTCAGTCGCACGGATACCTGATAGCGATACAGCCGGGCAGCTACACAATTGTCCACGCCAGCGAAAATATCGCCGATCTGACCGGGGTCGAAGCCAGTCAATTGCTGGGGAAGCCCATTCAAATAGTACTGGAACAGACGAATGCGGGAACTGATTCGCTGGTTGAACTCCTGAACGTAGGCAGTCGGCATAATACCTGGGATACGATGAATCCGTATCGGCAGATTATCGGCAACCGAACCTGGAACCTGATCATTCACCAGCACAACGGCCTGATTCTGCTCGAATGGGAACCCAGTGGTGATCAAACCGACGAACTGACCAATCAGCAACTGGTGGCGCAGGCGCTGACGGAAGTACAGTCGAGCCGAACCCTGACCGATCTGCTGCAGAACACCGCTCAGCGGGTTAAAACCATTATTGGATTCGACCGCGTGATGGTGTACCGGTTCGGTGCCGACTGGCACGGTAAGGTTATCGCCGAAGCGCTTGAACCGCACCTAGAGCCATTTCTGGGCCTTCATTACCCGGCCTCGGATATTCCGAAGCAGGCGCGGGAGTTGTATAAAGTGAACCTGGTTCGGCTGATTGCCGACGCCGAAAGTCAGCCGTCACCGATTGTATCGCTGCCGGACTGGCCTGCCGATAAGCCGCTGGATTTAACCCACTCGGTACTGCGGGCGGTATCGCCGGTCCACATCGAATACCTCCACAACATGGGGGTTCAGGCGTCTATGAGTATCTCGCTTCTGTACCGGGGTGAACTCTGGGGGCTGATCTCGTGCCATCACTATAGCCCCCGTTTCGTAAGTTTTCCCGCCCGGCAGACGGCCAAGTTTGTCAGTCAGCTGCTGTCGGCAGCCTTGGAATTCAGAAAGGACGAAGAAGACCAGACCTTTCGCCTGCAGAGCCTGCAGAACGGGCAGGCCCTGCATGAGCAGCTGCTGGAAGACGGCGACGTAGTACGCGCCCTGCTGAAACACCCGACCACGGCTCTGGACGTAACAAAGGCGGGTGGCGTAGCGGTGCTGTTCAATGGACAGTTTCATCAACTGGGCCAGACGCCCGATGAATCTGCTACGCGGGCGCTGACCGAGTGGCTGCGTTCTACGAATGCTGAAACGTTTTTTCAGACGGACCGGCTCCCCTCGCTTTATTCGGCCGCTACATCCTTCCGGGACGTGGGCGCGGGCCTGCTGGCTATTGCTCTCTCGCCGGACCTGGACGAGTACGTACTCTGGTTCAAGCCCGAGCAGGTGCAGGAAGTGACCTGGGCAGGGAATCCGGAAAAAGCTGTTACGGTAACCGACGACGGACAACACCGGCTGAGTCCCCGCAAAAGCTTTGCTGCTTGGACGGAGACCGTACGTAATACGTCGACCCCCTGGAGCGAGGCCGAAGTATCAACCGTTGTCAAACTGCGCGAAGACATCCTGCAGGTAGTTACGCGGCAGGCCAACGAAATACGCCTGCTGAACCAGCGCCTGCAGGCTGCGTATGAAGAACTGGATGCGTTCAGTTATACTGTCTCGCACGATCTGCGAACCCCCCTGTCGTCGATCCGGTGTTATTCCGAGATTCTGGTTGAGGAATACGGCGCTGACTTCAACGAAGATGCGCAGTTGCTGTTCAAGAAAATCATCGACTCGACCGATCGGATGCGTTCGCTGATCCGGCATATTCTGTATTACTCACGCATGGGCCGCACGGAACTGAATCAGCAGGCCGTTGATATACAGACGATGCTGGAAGGCATACGGGAAGAGTTTCTGGTAGCCGAGAAAGGCCGGCAACTGACGATCGACATCAAAGATACGCCCGCTCTGAGTGGTGACCCCGTTATGATCGGTCAGCTGTTTACCAATCTGATTGGCAATGCCGTTAAATACACCCGATTAAACCCTACCGCTCATATTGAGGTTAAAGGATACCAGGCTAACGGCGAAATCGTTTATTCCATCGTTGATAATGGCATTGGCTTTGATATGAAGCATTCCGGTAAGATATTCGATCTGTTCAAACGGCTGGAAAACGCCCGGCAATTTGAAGGATCTGGTGTTGGGATGGCCATCGTAAAACGAATTGTGAACCGACACGAAGGGAAAATCTGGTTCCACAGTGAGCCGGGGCGGGGTACCTCCTTTTTTGTTGCTTTTGCGGACCCAACCGCGCAGTAA